One Pigmentibacter ruber genomic window, ATTGCAACTTGAGCCAAAAGCCTTAGCAAAAGTTAAATGTTGATTATCACGCGCAGGATCTGCAAGCCAATTTCCATTTCGTAAATTACCGCATCCACCGCGAAATGAAATTTCATCATAAGGATTTAAATTTCTTTTTTCAATTGCAGCAGAGGCAGTAACTATTTTCATTAAACTGGCTGCAGGTGCCCTTGAAGAAACGGAAATAATTGCATTTCTATTACCCCCATTCTGTGATAAAGCTAGAATTTTTCCTGTTTTAGGATCAATAATAGCTGTTGAACCAGTTAGTATTTTTGTCTGAGTTAAATATTTTTCAGAAGCGTCTTGCAATTGAGGATCGATTGTTAATTCTAATTTATAACCTTTAAAATAAGAATATGTTTTTCCATTTTTGAAAAATATTTTTGAAGCTACTTCTGGCCAATCTATCTGGCCAAAAGGCGTACTAAATGCCACGCCATTATTATTTAAGGCTTCTCTTGGGTCAGTAAAAGCTTTAACTTTTATTGGTGCTTGATTAAAACGATTTTGATTAATTAGAGAAGAACCATTATAAGCAGAAAAAAGAACAGGCTGAGCCGTTACATAAATTGTTTTAGCATCAGTTCTAGCAAAATTTTCTTCTCTAGCTCTTCTTTTTTTTCCTTTTCCAATTTTTTTTCTTTTATTTTTTGAATTGTTTTTTATTTTTTTCCCATTTTGTGAGTAAAGTATTGTTACATTTTTATTTTGAGCATATGTTTCAAGTGATATTAAATCACATATTAAAAAAGAAATAACAATTAGAAAAATTAATTTTATATATTTTATTATGCCAAATTTCATTAGAATTTCCTCAGACCTATTCTTATTGAAAATTGTAACACACATTTATCTTTTTTCATCTATACCTTACTTAGAATTTAAATCTTGTTTAGTAATTGTCCAACAATGCAAGGTGCTTGTTACAAGTTCACCTTTTTCTATTGTTGGTACAATACGTTTAGAATGATAAATTCCAAAATTGGTTGAGTTATTCAAGGTTGAAATCCTTTCTCTAACTTCAGTAACCTTATTGTCTTGTAATATTTTCGGCATTTCTTCGAAGATCGAAAGATAGATTATAGCATTATTCTCATTATATTCTATAATTTTATTTAAGACAATTCTTCTGATTTTGTTTAACATATTAAAATCTATAGGAAAAATTAATTTTTTTGCATGAATTATAAGGCTTCTTCCTGTCGAATTTAAGCATCTATCAATATTTTCTTTTTCAATTTCACTAAATAGCAAACTAGTATAAGGTATAGGTATTTCAATTACTTCAATAATTGGAATAAGTTGAGAAGGTATGATCCAAGATACATAAGTTATTGGAATTGAAGTGTAATAGCCGTGCCCCATATTTCCTTCTGAAGGAAATATGGGGTAAATATTAGGTATTTTAACAATCTCATTCAAATCTTCATCGCAGGAACAAGAATTCTTTCTTTTCGAAAGATTATTGTATCTAAGAAGAGATTTCTCTCTTTCTTTTGGAATAATATAAGTTAATGGTAGCGCATCAAATAGTTTTTTAGCTGCAATAAATGCTTGAGTTGTCATAACCTTGTCCTGCTACAAATAGTATCTAACATTCATTTATTAATTTTTATACTTTTATAATACGAACAATTTTAGTGTTTCAAAAGTTTAAAAAATATTTTTTTGGAGAAATTAAGGTGTTTGCTAAAGCTAAGGAAGTAAAAGTTATGTCATCTACTCAAAGTATTGAAAATGTATCTAAGAAATTTAAAGGTGTTCCTTTTTCTCTCCTTGGAAGTCAAACATTTTTTCAAGGTAAGGTTATTCTAAAAGGAGAAGCAAGACTTGCAGGGCATATTGAAGGAACTATCATTTCAGAAGATGTCTTAATAATTGAAGAATCGGCGTTAATTAAAGGTGAAATACAAGGAGTTGTCATTGAAGTAAGTGGAGTCTTTGAAGGTTCTATTAAGGCTGCCGAACTTTTAAGATTAACTCCAACAGCTCGAGTTCAAGGTGATATTGCTTCATATAAATTAATAGTAGAAGAAGGTGCAAAATTATTGGGTAAATTATCTTGTTTAGATCCTCCAAGGCATGTTAAAGATGATGTTACTTTAGCAGTTGTAAGTTAATTGATAAGATATTATCCCATTTTAAGGAGAATATTTTTGAATTCTGAGAAACAAGTACCTAAAGACTCTATAAAAGATATCTATAGTGAATCAAAACATAGAATTAGACTTATATTAGCTATGTTAGGAAAATATGAACCTGAGAAAATAAATCCTCTTCCTGATGAAAAGTCATTTGCAACAATATCAAATTTAATAAATAGTATTATGAGCGCTGCTCAATTTGAATCAGAGAATCAATATAGAAATGCAATTGTTGAAATTTCTAATTGGATGAATTGTGCTTTTAATCAAGAATATTTAACAAAAAATGAAAAATTATATCCTAATCCTTTATTTGCAGTAAGAAAAGGTGGAGAAATTCTTCATTCCTTTTTGCATAGAGATTTAAGAAGAAAACAATTTTCATCTGAGGAAGATGAAATTTATAGGAACTTTTTAAAATTAATTTCTTCATTACCTGATCCTAGAAATCAAAAATTAGATCAAGGTGATGTTGATGGCATGATTGATGATTTATTGAAAACGAGTTAATAATAAACAACAAACCTCCTTATTCATTGCTTTTTTGTATTATCTTAAATACTATATTCATTGTTTTTATTTTTTTATTTTTGGATGTTCAAATGCATAATATTAAGTATTTTTCAAGATTTGCATGGATTTTTTTATGGTATAATTTATATGCTGTACTGGGGGGAGCCTATGTAAGAGCAACTGGATCAGGTGCGGGTTGTGGTGAACATTGGCCTTTGTGTAACGGTGAAGTTGTTCCTAATTTATCAACTTTCCATACAGTAATAGAATATACTCATCGCATTTCAAGTGGGATTGTAGGAATAGGCTCCATTATTCTTATATTGTGGGCTTTTAAGGTTGCAAAAAAAGGGAATCCAATTAGAAAATCCGCATCGGTTGCTTTTGCTTTTGTAGTATTTGAAGCTCTTCTTGGAGCCGGATTAGTTATTTTTGGCTTAGTTGCAGCTAATTCCTCTATTTTACGTACAGTTGTCATGTCTATGCATTTAGTTGCTACTTTTATATTAATTGCTTCAATAGCATTAACTGCTGCATGGTCTTCTGGTCTAGTTAATGTTTGTAAATTTAGAATTAGTGATAAAAGAATTTTACCTGCATCATTAATAATTGTTGGAATGTTTTTTATTGGTATGACAGGAGCTATTACTGCTTTAGGTGATACATTGTTTAGACCCAATTATGTAGGAGAAGGTTTAGTTAATGATTTTTATCAGGCTGGGCACTTTTTAAAATCATTGCGAGTTGTTCATCCTATTTTGGCTATTTTAATTTCAATATTTACTGTCTTCACAGCATGGTTTTTAACAAATAAAAATTCATCTCAAATACAGAAAAAAATGTTATATTCCATAATTATTATATTTATCGTGCAAATATTATCAGGATTTGTAAATATTATTCTTTTAGCTCCAGTTTGGATGCAAATGGTGCATTTATTTCTTGCTGATTTAACTTGGATTGTTTGCGTTTTATTTTATAGTGAAGTTTTGTCGCAGGTATATGACCAAAATGAGGCTGAAGTTAGATTTATATAAACTTATAGTCTATCATTATTTACAAAAAATATATTAATTTTTTATAATTATTATATATTCTAAGTTGCCTTGAGTGATTTTTACTTGACCTGAAGTCTTTGTTTCTTTGAAATAATTAATTTCATTAGCAGTGCTTTTCCAGGACTGTATAGATAAATTATTATTGTAAGGCGGTACAAAAAAATTACTTCTGTTTTGAAAAATAAAATTAAGTAAAAGTAATATTAATATTGAGTAATTAATTTTTTTGTTCCAAAATTTGTTTAAATATCTAAACAAAATAGAATAAATTGAAATGATTGCCATGGGCACTAATATAAATAAATAACGAGATTGAAATAAAGATGGTTCATTGATAAGACCAAACCACCCAGTTTTCCATGTACCTTTGCGAACTAAACAAGTCATGATGATAAGAGTTATATAAGTAAATATACCAGAAAAAATAATAAAGTATAAATTTTTTGACCAAGTTTTATATATAAAATAAGAGAATAATGCTGTAAATCCGAAACCTATCCATAAAACCGATTGCCAAACTTGATTTAAATAAAAAGTGTAATTATCACCAAATATCGGAATTAAAAACATTCTGTTGAATAAAGAATAAAAGAAACGATTTGGAAAAAATTGTCTTACAAATTCGATTTTTGCTTCAATGCCAGCTTCGCCCTGAGTCCAAACATCATGTGAATTTGTGATGTATGCATATGAATTTATTATAGTACTAAATATAACACAACCTAATAAAATGAGATGGTTATTAATTAAATACTTTGAATCACCGCTATTTTGTTTTTTAATGAGATAAAACCGCATTAGTAATAGAGGTATTAAAGCGCATAATTCACCGGCACTAAGCCCTGTAAATAAAAAAAATAGAAAATGTCTAAGTGAATATTTTTTGTTTAAATCATAAAGTAGCATAAGGACGCAACACAAAAAAAGAACTGAATGTAAATTTGCAAAATTTCCTAAAATTTCAATTTGTCCCGGAATAAAAAGGATTGAAAGTGAAATAATCAAGCTATTGACTTTGCTTTGTGAGATCCAAATAAATTCATTTTTCATTATAATATGCAAAGCGTAAGAAAAAAATACGGAACATTCTATCATAGTAATATATGGGTAATACTCTATTGTTAATTTAGTTGAAAGATAAGAAAGAATTTGAGGTAAAACTTGATAGTAACCAGAATAAGGTAAAAGAATTGA contains:
- a CDS encoding penicillin-binding transpeptidase domain-containing protein gives rise to the protein MKFGIIKYIKLIFLIVISFLICDLISLETYAQNKNVTILYSQNGKKIKNNSKNKRKKIGKGKKRRAREENFARTDAKTIYVTAQPVLFSAYNGSSLINQNRFNQAPIKVKAFTDPREALNNNGVAFSTPFGQIDWPEVASKIFFKNGKTYSYFKGYKLELTIDPQLQDASEKYLTQTKILTGSTAIIDPKTGKILALSQNGGNRNAIISVSSRAPAASLMKIVTASAAIEKRNLNPYDEISFRGGCGNLRNGNWLADPARDNQHLTFAKAFGSSCNTAFARIALYDVGLSSLKYYAERFMFNKPIPSDVKLQTSMFLLPDPDTATPQEVAEAGAGFGATKLNPVHAALLSAAINNKGIMMAPYLVEAAFNTEGKEVYRAKPIQIGKIVSPQTALKVETLMLATIATGTSRRTFHKAGTRADADEIGGKTGTLLDPENRDVLYTWFSGIAPLNSPNSIAIGTVIASPQNWVIRASSVAQTTLADYLKLERSDGRVASRNN
- a CDS encoding COX15/CtaA family protein, whose product is MHNIKYFSRFAWIFLWYNLYAVLGGAYVRATGSGAGCGEHWPLCNGEVVPNLSTFHTVIEYTHRISSGIVGIGSIILILWAFKVAKKGNPIRKSASVAFAFVVFEALLGAGLVIFGLVAANSSILRTVVMSMHLVATFILIASIALTAAWSSGLVNVCKFRISDKRILPASLIIVGMFFIGMTGAITALGDTLFRPNYVGEGLVNDFYQAGHFLKSLRVVHPILAILISIFTVFTAWFLTNKNSSQIQKKMLYSIIIIFIVQILSGFVNIILLAPVWMQMVHLFLADLTWIVCVLFYSEVLSQVYDQNEAEVRFI
- a CDS encoding bactofilin family protein, with amino-acid sequence MFAKAKEVKVMSSTQSIENVSKKFKGVPFSLLGSQTFFQGKVILKGEARLAGHIEGTIISEDVLIIEESALIKGEIQGVVIEVSGVFEGSIKAAELLRLTPTARVQGDIASYKLIVEEGAKLLGKLSCLDPPRHVKDDVTLAVVS